One genomic segment of Rivularia sp. PCC 7116 includes these proteins:
- the rfbC gene encoding dTDP-4-dehydrorhamnose 3,5-epimerase produces the protein MKIISAEIPDILIVEPQIFHDERGFFFEAFNLKKLIAKTGIKFDFVQDNHSYSKQNVLRGLHYQIIQPQGKLVRVIAGNIFDVAVDIRKSSSTFGKWVGYEISAENKRQIWIPPGFAHGFVVLSEVAEVIYKTTDYYAPQGERTLLWNDTDLNIDWQINTEPILSPKDAIGKPLRKIDVFP, from the coding sequence ATGAAAATCATTTCAGCAGAAATTCCTGATATTCTAATTGTTGAACCACAAATTTTTCACGACGAACGTGGGTTTTTCTTTGAAGCCTTTAACTTAAAAAAATTGATTGCCAAAACTGGTATTAAGTTTGACTTTGTTCAGGATAATCATTCTTACTCCAAACAAAATGTATTGCGCGGTTTGCATTATCAAATCATACAGCCGCAAGGTAAGTTAGTGCGTGTAATCGCTGGCAATATATTTGATGTTGCCGTAGATATTAGAAAAAGTTCTTCTACTTTCGGTAAGTGGGTTGGTTATGAAATTAGTGCGGAAAATAAACGTCAGATATGGATACCTCCGGGCTTTGCTCATGGTTTTGTAGTCCTCTCTGAAGTTGCCGAAGTCATATATAAAACTACAGATTATTATGCGCCTCAAGGAGAACGTACCCTGCTTTGGAACGATACCGATTTAAATATTGATTGGCAAATAAATACTGAGCCGATTCTTTCTCCAAAGGATGCAATAGGTAAACCCTTGAGAAAAATAGACGTTTTTCCTTGA
- the rfbD gene encoding dTDP-4-dehydrorhamnose reductase — protein MSKSILLIGCNGQIGTQLQKTLQPYGNVIAVARREAELTQPQTFEKLIEQNQPQIIINAAAYTAVDKAESEPELANTINAIAPQLMAQQAQQSGALLIHLSTDYVFDGKNNCPYQEDDATNPLSIYGKTKLLAEQAIRSTCSDYLILRTAWVYGCGGKSNFVKTMLRLGAQKSELKIVCDQIGSPTWAKDIAEAITALISKNQLENGIYHYTSSGVASWYDFAVAIFEEAKTLGFPLKVERVIPIATSEYPTPATRPNYSVLNCAKISALMESHPPHWRQSLRKMLQEFQQLNR, from the coding sequence ATGAGTAAATCAATTTTGCTAATTGGCTGTAACGGTCAAATAGGTACCCAATTACAAAAGACTCTTCAACCTTACGGCAATGTAATAGCTGTAGCTCGTCGGGAGGCAGAACTTACTCAACCCCAAACCTTTGAAAAACTAATCGAGCAAAATCAGCCGCAAATCATTATTAACGCTGCTGCCTATACTGCTGTAGATAAAGCCGAAAGCGAACCCGAGTTAGCAAACACAATTAACGCTATAGCTCCTCAACTTATGGCTCAACAAGCTCAGCAATCGGGGGCTTTACTGATTCATCTTTCTACCGATTATGTTTTTGATGGTAAAAATAATTGTCCTTATCAGGAAGATGATGCTACCAACCCTTTAAGCATTTACGGTAAAACTAAATTACTAGCAGAACAAGCTATTCGTTCAACTTGTAGCGACTACTTAATTTTGCGAACAGCTTGGGTGTATGGCTGTGGAGGTAAAAGCAACTTTGTCAAAACTATGCTGCGGTTGGGGGCACAAAAGTCAGAACTTAAAATAGTTTGCGATCAAATAGGTAGTCCTACCTGGGCAAAAGATATTGCCGAAGCTATAACCGCACTAATTTCCAAAAATCAACTAGAAAATGGCATTTATCACTATACCAGCAGCGGCGTAGCTAGTTGGTATGACTTTGCTGTTGCCATTTTTGAAGAAGCAAAAACTCTAGGCTTTCCTTTAAAAGTAGAGCGGGTTATCCCTATTGCTACCTCAGAATATCCAACCCCCGCCACACGCCCTAACTACTCAGTTCTTAACTGTGCCAAAATCTCAGCCCTTATGGAATCCCATCCGCCTCATTGGCGACAAAGCCTGAGAAAAATGCTTCAAGAATTCCAGCAGCTAAATCGGTAA
- a CDS encoding CAP domain-containing protein: MPVNLFDADFYRSANLDLSGLTDSQAWSHFKNYGLENGLQFSSIVDLDFYRASNSDLAQLNNRQAYEHLSNDGISQGRSFSALVDLNFYRQSNSNLSNLGYEQLFEDLKNRGIAEGDSFSPFVNIEYYLADNPEVAQNFGNSYKQAFDNLVIEGLNNGNSFSPAFDAQFYKNAHTDLAASSLDNKQLLEHFAINGLNEGRASAPGFDVEYYLNNNSELQGLSYSEGYEHFITQGLGDGLAASEFIEGDYAGNSLNTSRAIALDSGEIIFRDSIGSSDGEDFYNLNLSNPNSNLELAINGNSSDLDVELLDSSGEIIARGVNSGNIGESLNVNNLEEGSYYVRVFEVIEAEDTNYNLSLSVIPIDTESETLVLNESSPIPATAQPLAPEPTPVSPPSNPLIDEVVALTNSYRSQYGLQPLTLNTDLSESAQLHSQDMAVNDFFSHTGSDGTQVSDRTKSAGYQSSYVGQNIAAGYISAEEVVSGWMNSPGHRENILNPSYEEIGVGYYNLANDTGTINYNNYWTQDFGAIVST; encoded by the coding sequence ATGCCTGTAAATTTATTTGATGCTGATTTTTACCGCTCTGCTAATTTAGATTTGAGTGGGTTGACTGATAGCCAAGCATGGTCACATTTTAAAAATTATGGTTTAGAAAATGGTCTGCAATTTTCATCGATAGTTGATTTAGATTTTTATCGTGCTAGTAATAGCGACTTAGCTCAATTAAATAATAGGCAAGCCTACGAACATCTATCGAATGACGGTATCAGTCAAGGGCGAAGTTTTTCAGCACTTGTTGACTTGAATTTTTACCGCCAAAGCAACAGTAATTTAAGCAATCTGGGTTACGAACAACTATTTGAAGATTTAAAAAATCGGGGTATAGCAGAAGGAGATTCGTTTTCACCATTTGTCAACATTGAATATTATTTAGCGGATAATCCTGAAGTTGCTCAAAATTTTGGTAATAGCTATAAACAAGCATTTGATAATTTGGTAATCGAAGGTTTGAACAATGGCAATTCCTTCTCACCGGCTTTTGACGCACAATTTTATAAAAATGCTCATACCGATTTAGCAGCTAGCTCGTTAGATAACAAGCAGCTTTTGGAGCATTTTGCGATTAATGGCTTGAATGAAGGAAGAGCCTCAGCCCCTGGATTTGATGTTGAATACTATCTAAACAATAATTCCGAACTTCAAGGTTTGAGTTATAGCGAGGGCTACGAACACTTCATCACTCAAGGTTTAGGTGATGGACTAGCTGCGAGTGAATTTATTGAAGGTGACTATGCAGGAAACAGCCTAAATACTTCTCGTGCAATAGCTTTGGACTCTGGCGAAATCATTTTTAGAGACTCGATAGGAAGCTCTGACGGTGAAGACTTTTATAATTTGAATTTGAGTAATCCTAATAGCAATCTGGAGCTTGCAATCAACGGTAATAGTTCCGATCTAGATGTTGAGTTACTTGATAGCAGTGGCGAAATTATTGCTCGTGGAGTTAATAGCGGCAATATCGGCGAATCCTTAAACGTTAATAATCTAGAAGAAGGTTCTTACTACGTTAGAGTCTTTGAGGTTATAGAAGCAGAAGATACCAATTACAATTTGAGTCTGTCTGTAATTCCCATAGATACTGAATCCGAGACTTTAGTTTTGAATGAGTCTTCACCAATTCCAGCAACTGCACAACCTCTGGCACCAGAGCCTACACCGGTTTCTCCACCGAGCAATCCTTTGATTGATGAAGTTGTTGCATTAACAAATTCTTACCGTAGCCAATATGGTTTGCAGCCTTTAACTTTAAATACCGACTTATCAGAATCTGCACAGTTACACAGTCAGGATATGGCTGTGAATGATTTCTTCAGCCATACAGGTTCTGACGGTACGCAAGTTAGCGATCGCACTAAATCGGCAGGTTATCAGTCTTCTTATGTAGGGCAAAATATCGCCGCAGGTTACATCAGTGCCGAAGAAGTTGTGAGCGGATGGATGAATAGCCCCGGGCATCGCGAAAATATTCTCAATCCGAGCTATGAGGAAATCGGAGTTGGATATTATAACTTAGCAAATGATACGGGTACAATCAATTACAACAATTATTGGACGCAGGATTTCGGTGCTATAGTTTCAACCTGA
- a CDS encoding glycosyltransferase family 2 protein: MLIKKTYKVAAYITAYQDSEALENTITSIQKQSYPISEIFIVDNSTEPIISPTQYQNIIIDSHPENVGVDGGLNISLKWAIEQGYDFLWLFDQDSQPLTDSLEILLAKYQELSAKNHHVGIISPRILDINTSQEFPGHIFQDYKFVPKPGYLEAEDYYSCDGVITSGSLVNLNAAKSVGLPQNNFFLDAVDYAYCKKFRQFNYEIIVVKNTALQHRLGNYSKVKDRRSKKHNEIVTFTCSPSRYYYACRNHTYFETRQSNKRMLYFCIIHRFKFMINMIKRITRYEPNLVLLKVWACTFGTFDGLRGRLGKTW; this comes from the coding sequence ATGCTAATAAAAAAAACCTATAAAGTAGCAGCTTACATAACTGCTTATCAAGACAGCGAAGCACTTGAAAACACTATTACCTCTATCCAAAAACAGTCTTATCCTATATCGGAAATATTTATTGTTGATAATTCCACCGAACCAATTATCTCACCGACACAATATCAAAACATTATCATTGATTCTCATCCCGAAAATGTCGGAGTTGATGGAGGTTTAAATATATCTCTAAAATGGGCTATAGAACAAGGGTATGATTTTTTATGGCTTTTCGATCAAGACAGCCAACCTTTAACTGATAGTTTAGAAATTTTGTTAGCAAAATATCAAGAATTATCTGCAAAAAACCATCATGTAGGCATAATTTCACCAAGAATACTTGATATTAATACTTCACAAGAATTTCCCGGACATATTTTTCAAGATTATAAATTTGTACCAAAACCAGGATATTTAGAAGCAGAAGATTATTATTCTTGTGATGGTGTAATCACTTCAGGCTCTCTTGTTAATTTGAATGCGGCAAAATCTGTTGGACTTCCTCAAAATAATTTTTTTCTTGATGCAGTAGACTATGCTTATTGCAAAAAATTTAGACAATTCAATTATGAAATTATCGTAGTAAAAAATACAGCCCTTCAACATCGCCTTGGAAATTATTCTAAAGTAAAAGATAGGCGCTCTAAAAAACATAATGAAATCGTAACTTTCACTTGTTCTCCATCTCGTTATTACTATGCTTGTCGAAATCATACTTATTTTGAAACTCGTCAATCAAATAAGCGGATGTTATACTTTTGTATCATCCATCGATTCAAATTTATGATAAATATGATAAAGAGAATTACACGTTACGAACCCAATTTAGTCTTACTCAAAGTCTGGGCTTGTACATTCGGGACTTTTGACGGTTTAAGAGGTAGACTCGGCAAAACTTGGTAA